AGCTTCTATTCGCCAAGCAAGAATGCGACGATGGTAATGCTGTTCGATCCCGCGGCGGGCGAGTTGCCGGCGGGCAAGACCTATGCGGGCGACGCGACAGGCACCACCAAGGCGATTCCCGTCGATGCGATGGCTTTGCCTTCGCTTGGCGGAGGTGGCCGGGATGATGGTCCGGCGGTGCTGCGCTGGTGGGGCGAGGGCGCATCGGCCCGGCTGTGGTGGGTGTTTACGCGGCCGATGGTCGCCAGCGGCCGGGGCGACATCTGCTACGATGTGACGCAAGGCGGGCAACGCGATTGCCGGGCGCTGTTTGGCGATGACGTTGCCGATTACGAGCGGCGCGTGGCGCAGGTGATCGCGGCCCGGCGCCGCGCGCAGTCCCGCGCTCCGGCGAGCAGAGGCGATCGCGCTCCGTTCGTGCTGCGGCCTCCGTGCAGCGCATCGTTTCTGCAGCCGGGCGACGTCTGCAACGACTTCGGCACCGACAAGACAGTCCAGTGACGCATGAGATGCGTAACAGTGGTAGCCCGAAATGCCCTTGAGAGGAGGTCTCATGACCGGATTGTCCAGGATCGCCAGTCGTCTGTTTCCGCTGTTGTTGGCGCTTCTGGGCGTCGTGTGGTTCCTCGGGGCCGAGCGACAGGCGGTCGAGAGACATTGTTATGCCGTCGATGCCAGCAAGCGGGAATCGTTTGGGCCGATCGACTACATTGTCACGGGGTGGGACTGGCCCGTCCACTGGATGAACGGCACCCGCGCGCAAGCCATTCCCTGCAAACCCGGCGTGGCAGGCCTTGGTGAAAGCGCGATCAGGGTGCCGAAGGGTTCGATGGTCGGGAATGCGCTTGAGGGAAAGGACGGAGAAATCGCTCCTGGCGAGTTGTCCGGATCTTTGCCCATCGGCGATCCCTCGTCCTCGGCGCTCGGCCCGGAAGCGCGGGCGGTGCTCGAAAAGCGGCTGAAAGACCAACAGTAGCGCTGGCCCCGGCCAATCCGAGCAGCAGGACGCCCAGGTGGGCGGCCCCCTTCACGCGCCAAGCCCCATCTCGTATGTTAGCCGTTCGAACGGCAGTGGCGCCCGGTCGGGGAAAAGGTGATCGAGCAGATCGAACGATGCTGTGCCGGCAAGGATGGCCGCGCGCGCAAGCAAGGCGATTGCCAACTGGTCCGCGCCCAGGGCCAGCGTGGCGGCGGTCGAGCGCACCGCTTCAAGGTCTGCCACCTCCCGGATGAGGATTGCCACCGGGGTGGGCAAATGGTTCACGTCGGCTGACCGCAACGCCAGCACGCCATCCTGCGGCCAGAGCACCAGCGGCGACGCCTCGCGCAGCCGCGCGCCCAAGTCGCGCGGATTGTTGCTTGGCGCGCGCCGTATCTCCTTCAGCACCTTCCGGTTGCGCCACCAGTTGCCCAATCGCACGTGCCATGGGGGTAACGCCTTGACGTCCGGCCAGCGCGGCGAAGGACGCCGCGTGCGGCCGGGATGCGGGAAATCCCCCTCCGGAGCGGCGGGGCGTGCATCCGGCTCGATCGCGGGTGCCGCGGGCGGCACCGCCTGGATATCCGGCGAGGCATCGACGAGCGCGAGCTTGCGCATTGCCGGTAGCACGCCGGTGGCTTCGCCGTCCGCACCGAGGAAGACGAGGCTCGTCTCGCCGGTCAGCAAATTGCCCTTCAGCGCCAGCTCGCGTATGCGCGCGCGGTCGGAGGGAGCGGTCGAACCGGTGAGTGCCGCGATTTCCCTGGCCATGCGAAGGCCCATTTCCGCGCTGACGTCGTCGGCCGACCAGTCGCCATCCTTGCTCTGGAAGCCGGGTGGGATCACGATATCGAGCATCAGCGGCGCGGTGCCGATTGGCTGCACCGCTGGCAGGTCTTGCCCGTCGCACCGTACCCGGATCCCGTCCGCGCCCTCGATCTTCAGCGTGATCGGGTGCGCCATGCCGGTCTGGCGGGGAGACACGTGATCGGGGAGCGCGGGCACCCGGAGATCAGGGTCGACACCAGGACAAAGGCGGACGCTGGCCCCGCTTTCGCCCAGGCCGATAACGCTCTCGCAGGTCAGCGAAACGACTTCGCCAGGGCGCACCCCCGCCACGGACAGAGCGCGCCAGCCATGCTTGAGGTCTTCCAGAAGGATCGCCCGGTTGCCGTCGACGGCGGCACCGTCATAGGCCGTTTCGGCCCGGCGCCTTGCCCTGGCCTGGGCGACCCAGCGATGTTCGCCGATCCGGACCGTCACGCCATGGACGACCTCGTCGGTCAGCGCGGGTGGCATGGTGAGGACGGCCTCAATCGGTACGGCCTCGTGATTGGTGAAGGTGCGGGTGATGGTCAGCCGGGCGATCGGGGGAACGAGGCGCAGGCGTATCTCGGTGCGGTCGAGCAGCAGGGGAGGCCGTGGCGCCGCCGCCGGCCGAAAGAGCGGCATCAGCGGATCGATCAGCTTGTCCATCGTCGTGCCTCCTTGCGCGTTGACGGCCCGGCCGTTCAGCCGGCTGCCCGCTTGCGCGCTTTCGGCGCGTTCCCCGTGAACGCTTCGCGCAGCCTCGCTTCGGTCCGCGTGATGATCTCCTCCATGTTCGCCTCCCGGCCGATCAGATCGGGTGCGATGACGAGGGTCAGGCCGTCCATCACCGGCACCGGCACGCCCTCGCGCGCGTCCAGCAACAGGCGGATCGCGGCATTGGGGAAACCAAGGCCCTTCAGCCGCTGGAAGCGCCGGATCGCCTCGACGTGCGCGTCCCCATATGTCGCATAAGTGCGGCCACCCTCGGGGGAGGGAACGAACCCTTCGGAAATCAGGAAACGGATCTGCCGGATGGTGGCGCCGGTGATGGTCGAGAGTTCATCGAGCTTCATGCCCCTCTTTTAACATTATATTTGTAAAAAACAAGAATCCGTTGATCGATTGTCGCTGCATGCACCTCTGCCGGAGCGGCTTCTGCTCTCAGCTAGGGCAGGTATAGGAGTCTGCTGGCAGGGTGCAGGGAGCGGGATATGCGCGACGACACAATTAGCGAAACGCCGGAGGCCAAGAAGGCTGTCTTCCGGCGTCTGGTGGAACTGTATGCGCGCGCCGATGTGAACGCGTTAGAAGGCCTGATGGACACGCACTACGTCGGACACACTGCCGCCGGTCCGCGTGACTGGAACGGGTTTCGGCAAAGCATTCTCAACTTTCACGCGCTGTTCGATTATGTGGAGGACTCTTTCACCGTTGAGGACCAGTTTGTTGACGGTGACACGGTCGCGACCCGCATGACCGCCCATGTGCGCAATCGTGAAACCGGGAAACCCATGACCATGATGGGTATCAACCTTGCGGTGATCAGGGGTGGGAAAATCCATGAGGAATGGAATACCTGGGAAGTGATGGCATCGGTCGCGCAGGGCCATGGCAGCGGCCCGGACAACGGTTCGCTCTCGATTCGCGGGGCGCCGAAATCGACATGATCCCGCTGGCGTGCGGGCAGGCACCAAGGCGGGTGAAGCGACGTGTTCGCCCGGCGCTTTCACTTATTGCATGACAGCGCCCCGCAGGCGCTCTAGACGCGCGGCGTGTTCCTACTTCGTCGCCTTGCCCTGAACCATCGCGCGCTTGCTGGCGCGCTGATCGCGCTGGCGATGATGATGAAGGTGTTGGTGCCTGGCGGCTTCATGCCGGCCTACGAGCATGGCCACATCGTGATTAGCATCTGCTCGGGCTCTGCGCCCATGAGCATGGTGATGGCCATTCCCGACGTCGATCATGGCAAGCCGGGGCATGACGAGTCCCAGAAGCCCGAACATCCCTGCGCCTTCGCCGGTTTGACGGCCCATTCGCTGGCGGCGGCCGATCCGGTTCTGCTGGCGCTGGCGCTGGTGTTTGCCATCGCGCTTGCGCTGCGCCCCATGGCGCCGCCTGTCGCCAGGCAGCGGCCCTATCTTCGGCCGCCTCTCCGAGCGCCTCCGGTCCGTCTCTGACATCGCACCACGCATGACCAGCCCCCGGCTGTGTGCCCCTTGTGGCGCGCGCCGCGTGCGGATGCACCTGCCCTGAGACCGCATGGCGCGACGTGAACGTCGGCGCCCGCATCCCGGAAAGACCGTTTCCCATGAAGATATCCTACCTCGCCTTGGCCGCGAGCCTTATCGCCACGCCCGCGCTTGCGGAAAGCCGCGGCGCCGACGACGCTGACACCTCGCGTGCCAACGACATCGTTGTTACCGCCACGCCCGACCGGCAGCAGGCAACCGTCATGATCGACCGCATCGCCGGCGCGGTGGAAATCGTGCCGGACAGCGCGTTCAGGAACACACCGGTCCAGAATATCAAGGATATCCTGAGCTACGTTCCCGGGGTCATCGTTCAACCGCGCATGGGCGATGATGCGCGCGTCTCGGTCCGTGGGTCGGGATTGTCGCGTGCCTATGGCAACCGTGGCATCGCCATGCTGATCGATGGCATCCCGCTCAACACGTCGGACGGACTGCTCGATTTCTTCGAGATCGATCCGAGCGCTTACCGCTATGTCGAGGTGTACAGGGGCGCCAACGCGCTGCGCTACGGATCGAATGCCCTGGGCGGCGCGATCAATCTGGTGACGCCGACCGGCCACGATGCCGCGCCGCTGGAAGCGCGCATCGATGCCGGCAGCTTCGGTTATGTGAAGGGCCAAGCCAGCACGGGCGGTGCATCGGGCGATCTGGACTACTTCGCCACGATCTCCGCCCAGCGGATCGATGGCTATCGCGCGCACAGCAACGGTGATGCGCTTCGCGGCAATCTCAACATCGGCTACCGCCTCTCGCCCGATGTCGAGACGCGCTTCTATGTCTATGGCGCAAGCACCAATCAGCATATACCCGGCGAAGTCAGCAAGGCGCAGGCGCTCAACGCGCCGCGGTCGGCCAACCCGGTCTGGATCGCGCAGGATCAGCAGTGCAACGTGGATTCCATCCGGGTCGCCAACAAGACCACGGTGCGCATAGGCGAAACCAAGGTGGACGTGGGCGTCTTCTACAACCATCGCCATGTCGATCACCCGATCTACCAATATCTCGACTTCACGGTGGACGATTACGGAGGGTTCGTGCGCGCGGTCGATGATCGTACCATCGGCGGTCTGCGCAACCGGCTGATCGTGGGCGCCAACATCCAGAACGGCACGATCGACAC
This window of the Novosphingobium sp. EMRT-2 genome carries:
- a CDS encoding VIT domain-containing protein, whose amino-acid sequence is MDKLIDPLMPLFRPAAAPRPPLLLDRTEIRLRLVPPIARLTITRTFTNHEAVPIEAVLTMPPALTDEVVHGVTVRIGEHRWVAQARARRRAETAYDGAAVDGNRAILLEDLKHGWRALSVAGVRPGEVVSLTCESVIGLGESGASVRLCPGVDPDLRVPALPDHVSPRQTGMAHPITLKIEGADGIRVRCDGQDLPAVQPIGTAPLMLDIVIPPGFQSKDGDWSADDVSAEMGLRMAREIAALTGSTAPSDRARIRELALKGNLLTGETSLVFLGADGEATGVLPAMRKLALVDASPDIQAVPPAAPAIEPDARPAAPEGDFPHPGRTRRPSPRWPDVKALPPWHVRLGNWWRNRKVLKEIRRAPSNNPRDLGARLREASPLVLWPQDGVLALRSADVNHLPTPVAILIREVADLEAVRSTAATLALGADQLAIALLARAAILAGTASFDLLDHLFPDRAPLPFERLTYEMGLGA
- a CDS encoding helix-turn-helix domain-containing protein, coding for MKLDELSTITGATIRQIRFLISEGFVPSPEGGRTYATYGDAHVEAIRRFQRLKGLGFPNAAIRLLLDAREGVPVPVMDGLTLVIAPDLIGREANMEEIITRTEARLREAFTGNAPKARKRAAG
- a CDS encoding ester cyclase encodes the protein MRDDTISETPEAKKAVFRRLVELYARADVNALEGLMDTHYVGHTAAGPRDWNGFRQSILNFHALFDYVEDSFTVEDQFVDGDTVATRMTAHVRNRETGKPMTMMGINLAVIRGGKIHEEWNTWEVMASVAQGHGSGPDNGSLSIRGAPKST
- a CDS encoding DUF2946 family protein, yielding MFLLRRLALNHRALAGALIALAMMMKVLVPGGFMPAYEHGHIVISICSGSAPMSMVMAIPDVDHGKPGHDESQKPEHPCAFAGLTAHSLAAADPVLLALALVFAIALALRPMAPPVARQRPYLRPPLRAPPVRL
- a CDS encoding TonB-dependent receptor, yielding MKISYLALAASLIATPALAESRGADDADTSRANDIVVTATPDRQQATVMIDRIAGAVEIVPDSAFRNTPVQNIKDILSYVPGVIVQPRMGDDARVSVRGSGLSRAYGNRGIAMLIDGIPLNTSDGLLDFFEIDPSAYRYVEVYRGANALRYGSNALGGAINLVTPTGHDAAPLEARIDAGSFGYVKGQASTGGASGDLDYFATISAQRIDGYRAHSNGDALRGNLNIGYRLSPDVETRFYVYGASTNQHIPGEVSKAQALNAPRSANPVWIAQDQQCNVDSIRVANKTTVRIGETKVDVGVFYNHRHVDHPIYQYLDFTVDDYGGFVRAVDDRTIGGLRNRLIVGANIQNGTIDTHQYVNVAATKGALTASMVDRSKNVSAYVEDALYVTPQVSLIAGLSYLHASRNRRDQFLADGDQSGRRSYDLWSPRFGVLWDVTPATQVYANVSRSAEVPSYDANVITTPNLNAQRATTYEIGTRGRHGAIGWDVSLYRSEIRNELQCLTTAPWAPCSIINAGRTVHQGIEAGLDAALPVSAFVAGDSLALTAAYTYNDFFFDGDTTYGHNQLPGVPKHFLRAELLYKHPAGFYAGPNVEWAPGHYFADNANSLTVDPYALLNLKAGVDIGTRWSLYVEGRNLTNKTYISTVAVAGAATAASELFNPGIGRAVYGGIRFAW